The sequence taaattggcaatgagtggagtggctccaTACCTTATATATTAAGATCATAAGGAAGTAGTAAGCAATGTGGGACTAAGATGTGACTAAGATTTTCCTTAGTCTCCGCTTAGTCTCCATTACTTTTATGGCTGTGACACACATCGTGTGCCATGTTGTGCCAAAGAATTAAGTGTATTGCCATAATATTTTTGTGAAAATATATGCTCCGAAATATGTCTGATGTACCGTATTGTTATCCGTATCGCGTGTTGGATCGTGTCAATGTGCAGATTATCATGTCAGAACACAACACAAAGCCATCATGTTGTGCTGTGTTGAACGTCGTTCTATGTTGTGCTTAAAATTTTAGCGTGTTACATAATTCCATAAACGTGTAGTTAAAAAGACTTGCCATAACTACAAAGGCACACATTTCATATATGGGTCTAAAATAAAAGTGGAATCAAATCTGATTACGGACCGATCCATCGGTTACACGTATACTATATTTTTGACATTTTTCTCAGTTTCATTGGTGCCCAGGTTATTATCAATCTTGCTATGAAGTTTGCTAATTCAGACCTTTACAAGATATGATCACTACAAAGAACGCTAACTAGACTtgttttcttaaatttttttctCACCTCTATACAAAACGAATAAAGGCCTAGAAAAATGCTTGCATATCCTTTCATCAAAAGAAACTTTGTTTTTCTGACTTCAGCACTGTGTTCACTTTACTTTTCCAGTTTGAAGAGTACTATTAATTCCATCGCCTAGTCATCTCTTGCTCTACACCATTGGATCTTCTGCTTTACGTGTGAACCATGAGTATTAGTCGATGGTGTCGACTAAGGAACGATAAGCATACCGTATTCTGTTTAGGTAGATTCTAATTTAAGACTCAAACCTCTGGATATCTCCTCCCCCCTAGCTCTTCTAGATAtttctaaagttttttttttcttttgttttttaatcTCTGGATATCATTGGCCGTCCATAGAAAAGTAAAGAAAGAAAATGCTGTTTGGCTTAGACAATGATTCCTTGCCTCTCTTTCAGCCATTATGACAATGACGCCTGGAAAGCTTAAATGCATGATAACAAAAATATTCTCACTCTCAGGATTCTTTCATGACCCACACCATTAACCTTCCATATATTCCTTTCTCGTGAATTTTATATACAACTTGACTTGATTCTTCATTCATTAATTGCATACTTCACAACTTAATTCTCATACAAAAACCAGAAGCTCTTCTTTCTTTTGCTTGCTCTAGCTCTCTTGTAGCTCAGTCATGGTTCCTGAATTAGAGGTACACCTCTCAACCCAAATTCCTCTAATAATCACAAATATTTGAAAAAGTAGTAGTGTTCTTTGGGTGTTTCATGAACAgctttaaatttgattcaaaactAGGACTTACAACATTGTGTGTGCAATTCCTAAACCAAATGATGGTCTTAGTTTCATATTCCTGTTACGCAGTACTAATACATGTTCGCAAATTCTACAGAAACCGCGAGTTACAGAAATACAAGTCAGAATGGACTGTAACGGTTGTGTTCATAAGCTCAAGAAAGCTTTACACGGCATCAACGGTAATAGTATATCTTAATTTGCCATTCAATAGTAGAAATGCGTTCTTGGTGAAATAAATTTTAAAAGTTGTGTGAATTTTTTGGGTGTGCAGGTATATATGATATCCATATTGATTTTCCTCAACAAAAGTTGATTATCATCGGATGGGCCGACACGGAAAAGATCGTTAAAGCTATCAGGAAGACGAGGAAAATTATAGGTAGTGTTTGTGTGCACACAGATGAAGCATCAGAAGCTCCTCCAGAGGgatcagaaccaccaccaccagtaccAGAAGgtgaacaaccaccaccacctaacACAGAATCTCCTCCTAATGCTGAAAACAACCCACAACCAGAACCACCAAATGACCCGCCACCACCTGAAAATCCAGCTCTAGAAATACACCCATCACCAATAGCTGCCGAAGCAAATGAAGACTTGCCCTTGTACCATTCAATGCCAAGGGGTGTCGGAGAGATTCACGTAATTCACCACCGCCAACGTGATTACAATGGTCAATCTAGCAACTATCCACCTGAAAATCATCCCGGGTACTGGAGCAATTATCCTAAAGGTCATGGGTTCAGACCGCAACCACCTGTTTACAGCCACGGGTCTAGAAATGATCCCCCAGTTTATCTTCATGCGTCAAGACCTGAACCTCCCATTTACAGCCATGGGCCAATACCTAATCCTCCTTTTTACAATCATCGATCCAGACCTGAACCTCCCATCTACAGTCATGGGTCCAGACCTGAACCCCCAAATTACGTTCATGGACCGAGACCTGAACCTCCCATCTATAGTCATGGCTCCAGACCTGAACCACCAATTTACGTTCATGGGTCGAGGCCTGAGCCCCCAGTTTATGTTCATGGCTCCAGACCTGAACCTCTGGCTCCGGTTTACGTAACTCATAGTTATAACAACTATACACCAACACCTTCTGTTTCTGAATATGAATATGCACCTCTTCGACAGCCCCGTTCTAATAGGATGGAACACTACTACAACGAGGATTATTACAATCGGGATAACGGATATTACAATCGGGATTACGGATATCAAAACAGCGACAACAGGAATGGGAACAACATTACATCAATATTTAGCGATGAAAATCCGAATGCATGTCGAATAGTATAGTCTAACAGAAATGTAAGAAAAAGTCTGTGTGCGcgcttctttttcctttttttggtctCTGAAAAGAAAGTTGTAAGTAGAAAGGTTTAACAGTGATTAGTGAaactaaaactaataaaaatggtGATAAAAGAGAGCCATACCAAGTGAACCAAGTGTGAGGAAGAAGTTAAGAGTAGTGTAAGATTCTCCACTTTTTGTGTCTGTTATTTTGTATGGGGAATTGATCCTGCATTCCACTACTGACTAGATTAACATCGTCTGATGCTCAGCATTTCATATATAATACGAAGGAATCATGTAAAACTATTATTTGATTACACAGCTTCTTTGCGTTCTTTAATCTTCTTTACTTTTCCGTTTCCCTTTTGGGGATTTTATATTCTTTTTGTATTCATATATACCACAGAGTACTCGTAACGGCATAGACTCGAAAATAAGTAGTGAACTCTGCTTGAtgctttttcagttttctttttctttttgaagcataatGTTTTTTTAGTTGGTAAGTATTCTTCTATATTAATTTGGTCAAGTAATTGGTAGTTTTATGGTCTTGTGATAATAACACTTTAAAGTATGTCGATCCAAATCTCATTTGGAGTAATTGGATACTCTAATGTGTATGTAATTGACCTTGGATTACTCCTTGGTTCtcttttttccttttaatataaccttctctTTCGAAAAAGTTTTCTTCTATAGTATCCCAATTACTCCAAGTGAGATTTGGATCGACATACTTtaaagtgtcattatcacaagACCATAAAACTACCAATTGTGCACTCATAACGGCATAGACTCGATAATAAGTATATTCAGCTACCATCGTTTATTTGTTGTTGCAGTAATGAACTCTGCTCGAtgctttttcagttttctttttctttatgaagcATAATGCTTTTTTAGTTGGTAAGTTTTCTTCTATagagttttttttgcatttgggtCGTGAATTTTGGTACGTTTTTGCGTTTGGGTCGTGAGTTTGTCCAATTTTACgtttgggtcgttgacccgttAGTCAACTATAATTTCTAGTCAAACCGTTAAGCAAGTTAACGACAGTCAGTTACGATATTTACACGTTTGCCATCCGTTAGAAGCGTTAAGTAATTTTAATTCATGGCTGGTGTTGATCCACGTTTGTTGTTTAGAAAGTCGAAACGTGTCaagttaaattaataaaatatgaatCGGTGGTCAGATACTGATAAATCAGTAAATCACTCCTCTCTTTTCTAGTGGGAAAAACTGGTCGAGGTATTAGGGCATATTTAGGGGAGATGCAGCGGCGAGAATATagagattagggttattattgTTGGATTTGAAGGATTTTGATACTGTTGGTTGTATTTGGTACAACGATTATTAGTATGGCAAAGAAAAACTCAACCAAGTAAGTGATTTAAACTCATCGTTTTGGGAAAAATTAGGGCTGTCAATTTCTTTAAGATTTTGTGATGATGTGAACTCACGATTGAAAGGAAATGGTagggttgttgttattttgtGAATTTAAAGTGATATTGTTAGTAGATTTTGCAAGAGCACTTGCTATTTATATTTCTAAGGTTTATGTGGTTGTGTGAAGAAATAGATCTGGGATTTGaaggtttctgttttttttctttaactTTATACGCTTTTACTTTGTCTGCTatataaaaaattgaagattcttcaaaacaaattgatgattctttttttatttgttgAACAGTGTGATATGACCATTTTTGTCTGAAATGTTGCTTGTGTTGTATGTATTATTGGACCAATTCGTTATTAAACTATTGTTGAGAttgtggttgagattgtggttgATGTGATAAATTGTATGTACACAGGTTGGTGCAGGACAATGGTATAAAGGTAAATAAAAGTCTTTTGGCAGAGATATCTTCCGAAGATGAGGAGGTTGATGAGCTAGTTATACATAAAGGAAAAGTTATTTTAGTTGAGAGTTCGGGGGAAGATGATGTTTCAGTTGAGAGTTCAGGGGAAGATGATAGAAGCATTGAGTTGGATGAGTTTGAAGCTCTTgatgaagaacaacaagagtatgAAGCTTTGGGTGTGCAAGAACACACTAATTCAATTGACGATGATGCAGCACTATACTACGAAGATTATGTCAGCTCTGATGATGAAGACTATGTCGTTCCTAGAGGAAGTATGACTTGGGTCAATGTAATGAAGAACAATGTTATCATACAGGAACTGACAATGATGAAGCAGATGATGTGCCAAGTGATCCTGATGATGGTGATGAGATAATTCAAACAGTGACGAGGATGAGGAATTATGTAAAGCTGAAGGTTATGACCATGCTGAGTTTGTGCTAAGTACTGAAAATATTTATCAGGAGGAGGATGTTGATGATGACTTATATGCTATAAAAGTTCCGCCTGGTTTGTTATATGTGGGTATGAGTTGGAAAAACAGCGGTGAGTGCAGGGAGTATTTGAGAGATTTAGCAATACAAAAACATTTCTCAATGCAAAAGATCATGAGCAATGCGGGGAGGCAAGAATGGAAGTGTAAATCTCCAGGTTGTAGTTGGAGAGTTAATTGCAGTTACACTAATAAGAAGGCCTCATTCAGTGTCAAATCTGGACACTTGGAGCACTCTTGCAAGCGTTTAGGTAAGATTTTTCTTTCATTtccttttcagttttcttttttattaGTTGAATCTATATTAAAGTTGCTGACTTTATATTAATGTGTTTGTAGGCTTGAAAAATCCCATGGCTAATGCAAGATGGGTTGCCTTAAGAATAATGAGGTACGTGAAGGACCACGTTCAATGCAAACCTTCTACTATTAAGAGAAGAGTGAAGAGGAAGTATAAAGTTAAAATATCTTATTGGACTGCTTGGCATGCTAGGCACATATGCTTGGAGAGGATATTTGGGTCCTATGAAAAGAGCTATGGGTATGCTATTCTAACTTGACTTATTTTGCCTTTAAAATGATATACTTGTTATGTGTTGAAACTccttaaattatttttttatgtttttgttgcaTGTTGCAGGCAAGTACCTGAACTTTGCAGGCAGATCATGGAGGCAAATCCAGGGAGTATTGCTACATGGAGTAAAGACACAGTCCATCACCAGTTTGAAGGGTTATTTGTGATGTACAAGGCTAGTCTAGATGGTTTCCTAAATGGTTGCAGGTCTATTACTGGCTTAGATGGTACTTTCTTGAAAGGAAAATATGGTGGAATGGTTTTAGCAGCTATGAGTTTAGACAACAACAATGGAATTTTCCCTATTACCATCAATATATGCAGAAATGAATGCAAGGAAACGTGGAACAAGTTTTTATCAATCCTTGCACCGTACGTGACTAGGCATGAGCAACCCCTTACATTCATATCTGACCAGCAAAAAGGTTTAATTGATGGTGGACAATTTGCACAGTTCAATCATTACCACAGGTTTTGCTTCAGGCATTTGTACAAGAACTTTAAGAAGAGTTACCTGGGTCACACTTAGAGACATTGGTGTGGAGGGCTTCAAAGAGCTACAATGAAATTGACTACAAGCATTGGATGAAGGAGGTGGCAGAGTACGACCCAGCGGATGTGACCTGGTTAGAAAAACATCCTCTTGAAGAATGGAATAGGTGGAAGTTTGATCACACTTCTCGATGTAAGCATATAAGCAATAATTTTAGCGAGTCGTTTAATACTTGGATTTTAGAGGTTAGACACTTGCCTATTTGTAAGTTTGTAATGGAGTATGAGAAATTAGTGATGGAGACATTGTATAGTAGGGAGAAAAAGGGACAAGGTTGGTGTCAAACAGGTTTGATTAACAGGGCAGAAGAAATACTTAAAGGGCTTAGAGGATATGTGCATTTTCTTAATTGCTATCCATCAACAGAAAATGTGTTAGTGGAAAATGACATAGAAATGACTTGGAAAGTCAATTTGACTAGGAAAGAATGTAACTGTGGGGCATGGCAAGTTGGTGGTATGCCATGTATTCATGCCATGGCTGTCATTGTGGAAAAGGATGAGAATGCATATAGCTATGCGGATCCGTGCCATTTGATTAGCAAATACATGATGACTTACGCTGGACATGTGGAGCCTACAGCAAATCCACTGACATGGCTTGAGGTTGAGGTAAATTAGCATCTTCTAACtgttattttttgaatttttgataggATGTTTTTAAGGTGAATCCTCCTAGGGTAGTAAGGCCAGCTGGTAGGCCGAGAAATCtaagaagaagagatggagatgaAGCTGATGGAAATACAAGGAACCAGAAGAGATGTGGAATCTGTAAGATCTATGGGCACAATAGGGCTGGTTGCAAAGGAGCCAAGGATGGTGATCCATCCACTATAGGTATTGATCATTGTTTTGTGAATTTCGTTAGTTTTATTCTTTAGTGATGTTATTGTTATCTGTGGTGTGATGATATTCTTGTTGCGCAGGTGTGAATATAATATATGGTCCTCATGTTAGGAGGCCTCATAATGAAGATGGAGATGGAATTACTACATCAGCAGAAACTGGTTCTTCTTCTAGACCACAGAGGACTAATGCAGGAATGAGAATCACGGGCTTTGGTATTACAACAAATAGTAGTAGACCTACTAATGGAGGAGTTCTTAGAGGTGGGATTCCACCTATGGTAGCTGTTAGAGGCAGGGGAGGCAGGGTTGGTGCAAGAGGAGCTGGTAGGGGCAGAGTCAGTGGTTCGGGTGGAGCTGTTAGGGGCAGAGGAAATGTTGCTGGAGTTGTTAGAGGAAGAGGAGGTAGGGCTGGAGTTGTTGGAGGCAGAGGAATTGGTTCAACTGCAGCTGCTGGGACTCGGTCCTCTCAAACTTCCACAATCACAGTGCAATCTACAAGAGGAAGGGGAACTGAGTCTGTAGAAAGCTATGCCAGAATGAGGGGTGGAGGGACTAGATTGCCTAGTTATCCAGTGGAGAACATGACTAGGAGGTCTGCTTCTCTTATGGGATTGATTGAAGACCAACCACCTGCAAAGAGAGAAAAACAAGCTAAGAAAGGCGCAGCGGTTCACTGGTACTAAGTAAGTGTTTCCTTTTTGGTAGAATACAAGTTAATGATATCTAACTTGCTTATTTTGGTAAAAAAACAAGTTAACTAAGCACAACTGAACATCAGCTTTTGTATTTATCACGTTGCAATGACAAACTAAAGTACTGTGACTACATCACTTACTCAGCACAAGTTAACTAAGTTAAAGTTCTGTTGAATTTACATCCTAATTTTTTTAGTTACTGAATGCTTTGATTATCTCAATGTTGTGTGGTTTGTGGTAGTGTTAACTGAAACGTATTTTGTACCTGTTTTTATACCATATAACTGGTTGTGATGGTCAGATTGTGACGGTTGTCGGCCGTGCATCTCAGTGCATCTCCATTGTAGCTTctgtattttttgattttttccctAATATTTGGCACGTGCTAGCACCTGCATCTTAATGTGTGCACGTGTGGTCTAGATTTAACTGAGTGGCAAACTTTAACTAACTGAAGTTA is a genomic window of Papaver somniferum cultivar HN1 unplaced genomic scaffold, ASM357369v1 unplaced-scaffold_137, whole genome shotgun sequence containing:
- the LOC113334717 gene encoding uncharacterized protein LOC113334717; this encodes MKEVAEYDPADVTWLEKHPLEEWNRWKFDHTSRCKHISNNFSESFNTWILEVRHLPICKFVMEYEKLVMETLYSREKKGQGWCQTGLINRAEEILKGLRGYVHFLNCYPSTENVLVENDIEMTWKVNLTRKECNCGAWQVGGMPCIHAMAVIVEKDENAYSYADPCHLISKYMMTYAGHVEPTANPLTWLEVEDVFKVNPPRVVRPAGRPRNLRRRDGDEADGNTRNQKRCGICKIYGHNRAGCKGAKDGDPSTIGVNIIYGPHVRRPHNEDGDGITTSAETGSSSRPQRTNAGMRITGFGITTNSSRPTNGGVLRGGIPPMVAVRGRGGRVGARGAGRGRVSGSGGAVRGRGNVAGVVRGRGGRAGVVGGRGIGSTAAAGTRSSQTSTITVQSTRGRGTESVESYARMRGGGTRLPSYPVENMTRRSASLMGLIEDQPPAKREKQAKKGAAVHWY
- the LOC113335018 gene encoding leucine-rich repeat extensin-like protein 5, translated to MVPELEKPRVTEIQVRMDCNGCVHKLKKALHGINGIYDIHIDFPQQKLIIIGWADTEKIVKAIRKTRKIIGSVCVHTDEASEAPPEGSEPPPPVPEGEQPPPPNTESPPNAENNPQPEPPNDPPPPENPALEIHPSPIAAEANEDLPLYHSMPRGVGEIHVIHHRQRDYNGQSSNYPPENHPGYWSNYPKGHGFRPQPPVYSHGSRNDPPVYLHASRPEPPIYSHGPIPNPPFYNHRSRPEPPIYSHGSRPEPPNYVHGPRPEPPIYSHGSRPEPPIYVHGSRPEPPVYVHGSRPEPLAPVYVTHSYNNYTPTPSVSEYEYAPLRQPRSNRMEHYYNEDYYNRDNGYYNRDYGYQNSDNRNGNNITSIFSDENPNACRIV